In a genomic window of Oceanispirochaeta sp. M1:
- a CDS encoding methyl-accepting chemotaxis protein, which yields MKKKYFSMKYSMSISFSLLAVLLISAFGTLTYIQEQQRLHDSIYETMKLNTELIAESIDSWMQLRLAALEAKRAFMEQEGTINLVRQGGYSNNIYLKGDEGRYGVDVFYLGLPDDSFLYGEEWTTPDDYKATKRPWYKAAAEKKDTIITDYYTDAITGEQNITVAAPIYSITGKLIGVLGMDLYLSDLLQVLEAHHKEGTNSALMDERGIIVVHSDAEMVGTNALEMKDDNGKAFMESVMNSYDGNQDFTLNNAKRTVFYDDIPSISWKTVIMVSEKLIYGPLKALKLQIILFILVALLINAPLVYFVSSLFAKRISNVSESLQEISEGDGDLTKSIKVVRNDELSLLTENFNNFTTLIRNMISGIKTTADSTMETKDQLLVNTEETAAAINEISANMHSIETQIQRLDKSIGNSSSSVVSIDSSVSGFDSIREEQAAIVEETSASIVQMMNSLKQVASISQEKKAAAGQLTETSRKGSTQLENLSSSFNENVVSRLTAIEDMTKVIRGISNQINLLSMNAAIEAAHAGDSGRGFAVVADEIRKLAESSSSSVKIIDSSVKEIRNGVDDTVKNTKETAAIFVEMNTVVDDFVDALNQIASNTDELMAGSQEIGSTSRRLNEITISIKDSADVMKSETADLSKEMETIQNVSKTVLSGIQEAVIGSNEIVQAMDMVKELSNDLASNSEDLKNEIDRFKTEE from the coding sequence ATGAAAAAGAAATATTTCAGTATGAAATACAGTATGTCCATCTCATTCAGTCTACTGGCCGTATTACTTATTTCAGCCTTTGGAACTCTGACCTATATTCAGGAACAGCAGAGACTTCATGACAGTATTTATGAAACAATGAAACTCAATACTGAACTGATTGCAGAATCCATCGATTCATGGATGCAGCTCAGGCTGGCAGCTCTGGAAGCAAAAAGAGCTTTCATGGAACAGGAAGGCACCATAAATCTTGTACGCCAGGGCGGGTACAGTAATAACATTTATCTGAAGGGTGATGAAGGCCGATACGGTGTAGATGTTTTTTATCTGGGTCTCCCTGACGACAGTTTCCTCTATGGAGAAGAGTGGACAACCCCTGATGACTATAAAGCCACAAAAAGACCCTGGTACAAGGCTGCTGCAGAAAAGAAAGACACAATTATCACAGACTATTATACCGATGCCATTACGGGCGAACAGAATATCACAGTAGCCGCTCCAATTTACAGTATCACCGGAAAACTGATTGGTGTTCTCGGTATGGACCTCTACCTGAGCGACCTGCTGCAAGTCCTTGAGGCTCATCACAAGGAGGGAACCAACAGTGCCCTTATGGATGAACGAGGTATAATTGTTGTGCACAGTGATGCAGAGATGGTAGGAACAAATGCTCTTGAAATGAAAGATGACAATGGCAAAGCTTTTATGGAATCTGTGATGAATAGTTACGATGGGAATCAGGATTTCACCCTTAACAATGCGAAAAGAACCGTTTTTTATGATGATATACCCAGCATATCCTGGAAAACAGTCATCATGGTCAGTGAAAAACTGATTTACGGTCCCCTTAAGGCTCTTAAACTGCAGATTATCCTTTTTATTCTTGTTGCACTCCTTATTAATGCCCCACTTGTTTATTTTGTATCCAGTCTCTTTGCAAAAAGGATCAGCAATGTCTCTGAATCTCTTCAGGAGATATCCGAAGGTGACGGGGATCTTACGAAGAGCATAAAGGTTGTGAGAAATGATGAATTATCACTACTCACAGAAAACTTTAACAATTTCACTACCCTTATAAGAAATATGATATCCGGGATTAAAACAACTGCCGACTCGACTATGGAAACCAAGGATCAGCTTCTGGTTAATACTGAAGAGACCGCAGCAGCCATTAATGAAATCAGTGCCAATATGCACTCAATTGAAACTCAGATACAACGTTTGGATAAGAGTATCGGTAATTCATCGAGCTCTGTTGTAAGTATTGACAGTTCAGTATCAGGATTTGACAGCATAAGAGAGGAACAGGCGGCTATTGTTGAAGAGACTTCTGCCTCTATCGTACAGATGATGAACTCATTGAAGCAGGTTGCCAGTATAAGCCAGGAAAAGAAAGCTGCTGCCGGGCAACTCACAGAGACCTCCAGAAAAGGAAGTACCCAGCTTGAGAATCTGAGCAGCTCATTTAACGAGAATGTAGTAAGCCGTCTGACGGCCATCGAGGATATGACTAAAGTGATCAGGGGAATTTCAAATCAGATAAATCTTCTTTCAATGAATGCAGCCATCGAAGCAGCACATGCCGGAGATTCAGGTAGGGGCTTTGCAGTCGTTGCCGATGAAATTAGAAAACTTGCGGAAAGCTCTTCCAGTTCTGTTAAAATCATTGACAGCTCAGTCAAAGAGATTAGAAATGGTGTTGATGATACAGTTAAAAACACAAAAGAGACCGCAGCCATATTTGTGGAGATGAATACTGTTGTGGATGATTTTGTTGACGCCCTGAATCAAATTGCCAGCAATACTGATGAGCTTATGGCGGGAAGTCAGGAAATTGGCAGTACCAGCCGGAGACTTAATGAAATTACCATCAGCATTAAAGATAGTGCCGATGTTATGAAATCCGAAACGGCCGATCTTTCTAAAGAGATGGAGACCATCCAGAATGTATCCAAAACTGTCCTATCGGGTATTCAGGAAGCTGTAATCGGTTCAAATGAGATTGTTCAGGCCATGGATATGGTTAAGGAACTATCAAATGATCTTGCATCGAACAGTGAAGATCTTAAAAATGAAATTGACCGTTTTAAGACAGAAGAATAA